A single Dermacentor albipictus isolate Rhodes 1998 colony chromosome 3, USDA_Dalb.pri_finalv2, whole genome shotgun sequence DNA region contains:
- the LOC135916905 gene encoding uncharacterized protein → MVHARGITPRYHQQSWQKHSCHRPPDRPHFGVAGTRNIRRQGTPVFHGSQQQQHRLRAKEQRARQGTAIAMKYDPSSSEGPVYAHGFQKNKCRDERRCHHWAGPECGRCKRGASHIDGAMARGPCHHVRFSERASQCAATAAAMQPGRGGHWTIKLPSSDFLLAAAGAAATTRPAAAKPVAGTKPAAVAVTAEPQPAQPQPQASAQLHHHHSQWALQNYMQLVCRDKRGGGASQHQQHQQQRHKQTSSRLADVVAAGAFYSATSTTSYWQQQQQQQPDDSYVMYRTSAAEQRIFQQVGPYASWRDMRPKIGCVPIRQTTCADGDGHLEPSDHQDGGFTHPGQLHSFLAFQHQEHQQQQNWDQDSYLPYQDGVPGINGQGDGDAPAYGGGAAALGGADGADVLRDEQDEVVALLAEIDERHEKHLAFERVLQEREPTFWRHRWRTQPQFPSQHLLYQQQIIGTAGSCDSVEVFVDGGVWRSVSDNGLYDRSDRRLCPPFRVVQSRTSSVFFARFAADDITARYAQATGSLTPPPSRGSTPSPVPVVAVGTSTPPHQGSPESGNAAASAPHEDRNEKCVEPKCGDEASGGKVEGKVSPFVVHRHSPVQVKEAACALPATRNQQPSQHVQRQEPVDATAMHQQRKASNDFRRPSYPRREYHSTRRYNEHDHSTPPPPPSSLDRPPGGGRQFKTTDGGRFPQNGQCREAFNNRPHANNNHHHYSDGGAYARGQQQPPRGGSHSANRNRNRPNNNNRQCNGANQWNKDRARQDAGPDVGNRGGFAAHRSSLPYCCRSVAGGSRVASPADASAVPTPPPASHRGRRYNNKQGGGGAGGCGGQAQVQRQYSASRPSPQQVSPTSRDIQSAGARSVAAIDNNGGRHPSNRKPSGDASSRKPRRQQQQQQQQQQQRADYNQPRCASSRAGESATATSPTLGSRKSCESLPTGCGNGDAAAADCADGDLAGDALNRRSMSLRMFWERTNLTIFRRRTSQ, encoded by the exons ATGGTTCATGCCCGAGGGATAACGCCGCGCTACCACCAACAGAGTTGGCAGAAGCATTCCTGTCATCGCCCCCCAGACAGGCCGCACTTCGGGGTAGCGGGCACGCGCAACATTCGTCGCCAAGGGACGCCAGTCTTCCACGgttcgcagcagcagcagcaccgtctcCGGGCGAAAGAACAACGCGCTCGGCAGGGTACAGCGATCGCGATGAAGTACGACCCTTCTTCTTCGGAGGGCCCGGTTTACGCGCACGGCTTCCAGAAGAACAAGTGCCGCGACGAGCGCCGGTGCCACCACTGGGCCGGCCCGGAGTGCGGCCGCTGCAAGCGGGGGGCCAGCCACATCGACGGCGCCATGGCGCGCGGCCCGTGCCACCACGTGCGGTTCTCGGAGCGGGCCAGCCAGTGTGCCGCCACGGCAGCAGCGATGCAGCCGGGGCGCGGCGGCCACTGGACCATCAAGCTGCCCTCGTCCGACTTCCTGCTGGCCGCCGCCGGGGCTGCAGCCACCACGCGACCCGCCGCCGCCAAGCCGGTGGCGGGAACCAAGCCTGCCGCTGTCGCGGTTACGGCCGAGCCGCAGCCCGCGCAGCCGCAACCGCAGGCATCTGCGCAACTCCACCACCACCACTCGCAGTGGGCGCTGCAGAACTACATGCAGCTCGTGTGCCGCGACAAGCGCGGAGGCGGCGCCTCGCAGcaccagcagcaccagcagcagcgccACAAGCAGACGTCGTCCCGCCTCGCCGACGTGGTCGCGGCGGGGGCGTTCTACTCGGCGACCTCGACGACGTCCTActggcagcaacagcagcagcagcaacccgACGACTCCTACGTCATGTACCGCACCTCCGCAGCCGAGCAACGAATTTTCCAGCAG GTCGGGCCATACGCGTCGTGGCGGGATATGCGCCCCAAGATTGGCTGCGTGCCAATCAGGCAGACCACGTGCGCCGACGGTGACGGCCACCTCGAGCCCAGCGACCACCAGGACGGCGGGTTCACGCATCCGGGCCAGCTGCACTCCTTCCTCGCCTTCCAACAccaggagcaccaacagcagcagAATTGGGACCAGGACAGCTACCTGCCTTACCAGGACGGCGTGCCGGGCATCAACGGACAG GGCGACGGCGACGCGCCCGCCTACGGGGGCGGCGCTGCGGCGCTGGGCGGCGCCGACGGTGCCGACGTGCTTCGCGACGAGCAGGACGAAGTGGTGGCGCTGCTGGCGGAGATCGACGAGCGCCACGAGAAGCACCTGGCCTTCGAGCGGGTGCTGCAGGAGCGGGAGCCCACCTTCTGGAGGCACAG GTGGCGCACACAGCCTCAATTTCCGTCGCAGCACTTGCTGTATCAGCAACAAATCATCGGCACAGCCGGTTCATGCGACTCTGTGGAAGTCTTCGTGGACGGCGGTGTCTGGCGTTCGGTATCCGATAATGGACTCTACGACCGCAGTGATCGCAGGCTCTGCCCACCGTTCAGGGTGGTTCAGAGTAGGACGTCGTCCGTCTTCTTCGCTCGGTTCGCTGCCGACGACATAACTGCCAGATATGCCCAAGCAACGGGCTCACTAACGCCTCCTCCATCGAGGGGTAGCACTCCGAGCCCCGTCCCTGTCGTCGCTGTCGGGACTAGCACTCCTCCGCACCAGGGCAGCCCCGAGTCAGGAAACGCTGCCGCGAGCGCTCCACATGAGGACAGGAACGAGAAATGCGTCGAACCGAAGTGCGGTGACGAAGCCAGCGGAGGCAAGGTAGAGGGCAAGGTGAGCCCCTTCGTCGTTCACCGCCATTCGCCGGTTCAGGTTAAGGAAGCTGCCTGTGCTCTGCCGGCGACGAGGAACCAGCAGCCGTCGCAGCACGTGCAGAGGCAAGAGCCCGTGGACGCGACGGCGATGCATCAACAGCGGAAGGCCTCCAACGACTTCCGGCGACCCAGCTACCCGCGACGCGAGTACCACAGCACGCGCCGGTACAACGAACACGACCAttcgacgccgccgccgccgccttccTCGCTAGACAGGCCCCCGGGAGGTGGGAGACAGTTCAAGACGACCGACGGCGGCCGTTTCCCACAGAACGGGCAGTGCAGAGAGGCCTTCAACAATCGACCGCATGCTAACAACAACCACCACCATTACTCGGACGGCGGTGCCTACGCGAGGGGCCAGCAGCAGCCACCCAGAGGAGGGAGCCACTCGGCGAATCGGAACCGAAACCGCCCCAATAACAACAACCGCCAGTGCAACGGCGCCAACCAGTGGAACAAGGACAGGGCGAGGCAGGACGCCGGCCCGGACGTTGGCAATCGCGGCGGGTTCGCCGCCCACCGCAGCTCGCTGCCCTACTGCTGCCGCAGCGTCGCCGGAGGCTCCAGGGTGGCCAGCCCAGCGGACGCGTCGGCCGTACCGACACCACCGCCAGCCTCGCATCGCGGACGCCGTTATAACAACAAGCAGGGTGGCGGTGGAGCCGGAGGGTGCGGAGGACAGGCGCAAGTCCAGAGGCAGTACTCGGCCTCGAGACCGAGTCCTCAACAGGTATCTCCCACCTCCCGCGACATCCAGTCCGCCGGCGCTAGGTCTGTGGCGGCCATCGACAACAATGGCGGCAGGCATCCATCGAACAGGAAGCCCAGTGGGGATGCCTCATCGCGTAAGCCccgcaggcagcagcagcagcagcaacagcaacaacaacagcgtgCAGACTACAACCAGCCGCGCTGCGCCAGTAGCAGAGCCGGTGAGTCTGCAACCGCCACGTCACCCACGCTGGGCTCGCGCAAGTCCTGCGAAAGCCTGCCCACTGGATGCGGCAATGGAGACGCTGCCGCGGCAGACTGCGCCGACGGTGACCTGGCGGGCGATGCCTTAAACAGACGTTCCATGTCTCTCAGGATGTTCTGGGAGAGAACCAACCTCACCATCTTTCGCAGGCGGACATCGCAGTGA